From Lentisphaera araneosa HTCC2155, the proteins below share one genomic window:
- a CDS encoding TIM-barrel domain-containing protein: MFCFLYTDNVAVFAPSENCAYGSSLAIEKDITYYKDLSEDFTFTPVFSNSRAAYLSMPLVNEEGTFPVRQRSEFKGLNGYDFYGGGEQLGKLRKNGEVLPVYNRDNFMYEQGQNLYQAHPWIMAVGPDGVSYGFLADSTYRGEIDLRGNQLAFEFEGESHRILVLKGETPSEVLKLLAELIGKMTLPPKWALGYQQCRYSYENEDEMKSIIDDFRLRQLPCDVVWFDIDYMDHFKVFTFDSKAFPDPKRMNTYAHKHNFKTVWMIDPGVKVEEGYNIYEEIKQQNLYLKYSDTPQGSHHDIKIDLDLSSNSQDGHKLIDGKMSTAWQASTYDQKPSIILDLNASSEILSVELYWQKSFPLDYTIHHSLDKVKWFLLGQGKGFISGGKHSLPSHKQTQARYIKLSYSSDPNQDYSLEQIMLNGESFHPLNDITNEDMFVGNVWPGRCVFPDFTRQDCSDWWRDLYPKYVSCGIDGVWNDMNEPAVFGGGPQMTVPDEVMHEGGLSIHHQTLEAGPHNKYHNVYGMLMAKATREGMLKANPGKRPFVLTRANYLGGHRYAATWTGDNKSTLKHLKLATPMCLNMGLSGQAFVGPDLGGFAGNAKAELFEQWMAIGAFYPFMRGHSSKGTNRKEPWAFGQSTEDSCRLSLHNRYRLIPYLYTLFWEASNTGLPIMRPAFFADLANKSLRKEENKFLLGNDLLIVPAWDKTKRFPKGDWKELSTLCTEFINVYLRQGAILALGKAVNYVEEQKNYDWEFIINPNQNGKAEGLVYLDSGEGWDYLKGEQELIQLSYQKSLLKSSNNKLNISEFTLL; this comes from the coding sequence ATGTTTTGCTTTCTCTACACAGATAATGTCGCAGTTTTTGCTCCGAGCGAAAATTGTGCTTATGGGAGTTCTTTGGCAATAGAGAAAGATATTACTTACTATAAAGATTTAAGTGAAGACTTTACTTTTACACCTGTGTTTTCGAACTCGCGAGCAGCTTACTTATCAATGCCACTTGTTAACGAAGAAGGGACTTTCCCTGTTCGCCAACGCAGCGAATTTAAAGGTTTAAATGGCTATGATTTTTATGGTGGAGGGGAGCAACTTGGTAAGCTAAGGAAAAATGGTGAAGTTTTACCTGTGTACAACCGTGATAACTTCATGTATGAACAGGGGCAGAATTTATATCAAGCTCATCCATGGATTATGGCCGTGGGTCCAGATGGCGTGAGCTATGGCTTTTTAGCAGATAGTACTTATCGAGGCGAAATAGACCTCAGAGGGAATCAGCTCGCTTTTGAATTTGAAGGTGAATCTCACCGCATCTTGGTCTTAAAAGGCGAGACGCCGAGTGAAGTCCTCAAACTATTAGCCGAACTTATTGGCAAAATGACCCTACCTCCTAAATGGGCACTCGGTTACCAACAGTGTCGTTATTCATATGAGAATGAAGATGAAATGAAATCTATTATAGATGATTTTCGTTTGCGACAACTACCCTGCGACGTGGTGTGGTTTGATATTGATTACATGGATCATTTCAAAGTATTCACCTTTGACTCCAAAGCGTTTCCAGATCCAAAGCGCATGAATACTTATGCACACAAGCACAACTTTAAAACAGTTTGGATGATTGATCCAGGAGTTAAAGTTGAAGAGGGCTATAATATTTATGAGGAGATTAAGCAACAAAACCTGTATCTCAAATATAGCGACACTCCACAAGGTTCTCACCATGATATCAAAATTGATTTAGACTTAAGTTCAAATTCTCAAGATGGACACAAGCTTATCGATGGTAAAATGAGCACAGCTTGGCAGGCTTCAACTTATGATCAAAAGCCCTCTATTATTTTAGATTTAAATGCAAGTAGTGAGATTTTGAGTGTAGAACTTTATTGGCAAAAGAGTTTTCCCTTAGACTACACGATTCATCATTCCCTAGATAAGGTAAAGTGGTTTTTATTGGGGCAAGGAAAAGGCTTTATTTCAGGTGGTAAACATTCACTCCCATCGCATAAGCAAACTCAAGCGCGCTATATAAAGCTTAGTTATAGCTCTGACCCAAATCAAGATTATTCGCTAGAACAAATCATGCTTAATGGTGAAAGTTTTCATCCACTCAATGATATAACTAATGAAGATATGTTTGTTGGCAATGTGTGGCCAGGGCGCTGTGTATTTCCAGATTTTACTCGTCAAGACTGTAGTGATTGGTGGAGAGATTTGTACCCTAAGTATGTGAGTTGTGGGATCGATGGTGTTTGGAATGATATGAATGAGCCTGCGGTTTTCGGTGGAGGACCTCAAATGACTGTGCCAGATGAAGTGATGCATGAGGGTGGCTTAAGTATTCATCATCAGACTTTAGAAGCAGGACCACATAATAAGTACCATAATGTCTATGGGATGTTGATGGCCAAGGCGACGCGTGAAGGTATGCTTAAGGCTAATCCAGGCAAACGCCCATTTGTCTTAACGCGTGCCAATTACCTTGGCGGCCACCGTTATGCAGCTACTTGGACGGGCGATAATAAATCTACACTCAAGCATCTGAAGTTGGCGACACCCATGTGTTTAAATATGGGCTTATCTGGGCAAGCCTTTGTCGGTCCTGATTTAGGTGGTTTTGCGGGGAACGCAAAAGCAGAGCTCTTTGAACAATGGATGGCTATTGGAGCTTTTTATCCATTCATGCGAGGCCATTCATCTAAAGGAACCAATCGTAAAGAACCTTGGGCTTTCGGTCAGTCAACAGAAGACTCTTGTCGTTTGTCCTTACATAATCGCTATCGTTTAATCCCTTATCTCTATACACTTTTCTGGGAGGCTTCAAATACCGGCTTACCGATTATGCGTCCTGCCTTTTTTGCGGACCTCGCAAATAAAAGTTTACGCAAGGAAGAAAATAAATTTTTACTAGGAAATGATTTACTCATTGTCCCTGCATGGGATAAGACAAAACGCTTTCCTAAGGGAGACTGGAAAGAGCTATCTACTTTGTGTACTGAGTTCATCAACGTTTATTTACGCCAAGGAGCAATATTAGCTTTAGGAAAAGCCGTCAACTATGTTGAGGAACAAAAAAACTATGATTGGGAATTTATCATAAACCCGAACCAAAATGGGAAAGCAGAGGGCTTAGTTTACCTTGATTCAGGCGAGGGCTGGGATTACCTCAAGGGTGAGCAAGAACTGATCCAATTATCATATCAAAAGAGCTTGTTGAAGTCTAGCAACAACAAGCTCAATATAAGTGAGTTCACACTGCTTTAA
- a CDS encoding dual specificity protein phosphatase family protein, which translates to MSHYEKIWWLADGKLGGMPKPPVEDIAQLKASGLGAIASFLEGRDNLAEYEEHGIEYFWSPVVDDEAPSLEQVKDFINFVDQTLEDGLSLAVHCKGGNGRAGTMLAAYYISKGKSAEEVLQFMRAINPRAVATKTQEEFLSQLVFD; encoded by the coding sequence ATGTCTCATTATGAAAAAATCTGGTGGTTAGCAGATGGAAAACTTGGCGGTATGCCAAAGCCACCAGTAGAAGATATTGCACAATTAAAAGCATCTGGCCTTGGCGCTATTGCTTCTTTTTTAGAAGGACGTGATAATTTAGCTGAGTATGAAGAGCATGGCATCGAGTACTTTTGGTCGCCAGTCGTCGATGATGAAGCGCCATCCCTAGAACAAGTCAAAGATTTTATTAACTTCGTTGATCAAACTCTCGAAGATGGCTTGTCACTTGCGGTACACTGCAAGGGTGGCAATGGCCGTGCGGGAACTATGTTAGCAGCTTATTACATTTCCAAAGGAAAATCAGCTGAAGAAGTTTTACAGTTTATGCGGGCCATTAATCCACGTGCAGTAGCCACGAAAACTCAAGAAGAGTTTTTAAGCCAGCTCGTCTTTGATTAA
- the nhaD gene encoding sodium:proton antiporter NhaD: MINSLFLASSSGLNATDHPLGYLAIAVFVLSYACVIFEEMLHMKKSKPVMLAAGLIWIIVGMIIYTQTDDTPVQSASVEQVQLVASSESVDNQANPPEITKEITTEHVEENSHDHVEKEVVKTEREEAFFHYNKEIKHLLIEFAELFFFLFVAMTFILTMEERGVFRVLRAYLVGKGYSFRQLFWITGIISFFLSPIADNLTTALIMGTVVSRMADGNKKFLVPAFVNIVVAANSGGAFSPFGDITTLMVWQAGKVTFFEFFALFFPAVVNFIIPAAILYFFVPKEKPEPLKEEVKVYYGAKTVSLLFLVTVALSVTLHNMFHMPPFLGMMTGMSFLLIYNYTQIVRNREKHNGQPEINVFKYIEKTEFDTLFFFFGVIFCIGGLAYIGYIDKLASVMYAAEDKTMANVIAGLLSAVIDNIPMMFGVLKMDPTMSHYQWLMITLTAGVGGSVLALGSAAGVGLMGVARGEYTFMAHLKYSWVIVIGYAAAVYTHYLINYPG; the protein is encoded by the coding sequence ATGATTAACTCATTGTTCTTGGCGAGTTCTTCTGGACTGAACGCCACAGACCACCCCTTAGGCTATTTAGCGATAGCTGTTTTTGTGCTCTCTTATGCATGTGTGATCTTTGAAGAAATGCTTCACATGAAGAAGTCAAAACCTGTTATGTTAGCTGCTGGTCTAATTTGGATCATCGTAGGTATGATTATTTATACTCAGACTGATGATACTCCAGTCCAATCAGCTTCAGTTGAGCAGGTGCAATTGGTGGCTTCAAGCGAAAGTGTAGATAATCAGGCAAATCCTCCAGAAATCACTAAAGAAATCACGACAGAGCATGTAGAAGAAAACTCACATGATCATGTTGAAAAAGAAGTTGTTAAGACAGAGAGAGAAGAAGCCTTTTTCCACTATAACAAAGAAATCAAACACCTCTTAATCGAGTTTGCCGAGTTGTTCTTCTTCCTCTTTGTGGCAATGACTTTTATTCTCACCATGGAAGAACGCGGTGTATTCCGCGTACTACGTGCCTACCTAGTAGGTAAAGGTTACAGCTTTAGACAGTTATTTTGGATTACGGGTATCATTTCCTTCTTTCTCTCGCCGATTGCCGATAACCTTACTACAGCCTTGATTATGGGCACAGTGGTTTCTCGTATGGCGGACGGCAATAAAAAGTTTTTAGTTCCCGCATTCGTCAATATTGTTGTTGCCGCGAATTCAGGCGGAGCATTCTCACCATTTGGTGATATTACTACGCTTATGGTATGGCAAGCAGGTAAGGTTACTTTCTTTGAATTCTTTGCTCTCTTTTTCCCTGCAGTGGTTAATTTTATCATTCCCGCCGCAATTCTTTATTTTTTCGTTCCTAAAGAAAAACCAGAGCCACTCAAAGAAGAAGTTAAAGTCTATTATGGTGCTAAAACCGTTAGTCTTCTATTCTTAGTAACAGTGGCATTGTCAGTGACCCTCCACAACATGTTCCACATGCCTCCTTTCTTAGGCATGATGACAGGTATGTCTTTCTTACTCATTTATAACTACACACAGATTGTTAGAAACCGCGAAAAGCACAATGGTCAGCCTGAGATTAATGTTTTTAAATACATTGAGAAAACTGAATTTGATACACTCTTCTTTTTCTTCGGCGTCATTTTCTGTATTGGTGGTTTAGCCTACATTGGCTACATCGACAAATTGGCTTCTGTGATGTACGCAGCAGAAGATAAAACAATGGCTAACGTGATTGCAGGACTTCTATCAGCAGTCATTGATAATATCCCAATGATGTTCGGTGTCTTGAAAATGGATCCGACTATGAGCCATTATCAGTGGCTAATGATCACCTTAACGGCAGGTGTGGGTGGTTCAGTATTAGCTTTAGGTTCTGCCGCTGGTGTAGGGCTCATGGGTGTAGCTCGGGGTGAATATACCTTCATGGCTCACCTCAAGTATTCTTGGGTTATTGTCATCGGTTATGCTGCAGCAGTCTACACACATTATTTAATTAATTACCCTGGATGA
- a CDS encoding adenylate/guanylate cyclase domain-containing protein produces MTSFVEIFNSDQSSQKVPCLPITPIGRDSTNVVQLSDPLCSRNHAVINYVGKDNYYLIDMGSRNGVYLNNQRVINPTLLSDQDTVTIGTTKIIFHKHKNAPTGDIDSYDYGEVKLNSEIRSVIILVADIRNFTQMSETLPIETLTKAMTYWFKATRNIIERNFGVVDKFIGDCVLAKWELKRPDPAAVPLILDAAYDIHQLTKTLPKIHPGIPKDIDIGCGINMGSVAMSENTILGDVVNTAFRLEEASKTLHGNVVMCQSFYSLRDSEALKREYKIAVKGKTRRLMVSSMSFDELANWLKETPNPFRPVAKS; encoded by the coding sequence ATGACTTCATTTGTAGAAATTTTTAATAGCGATCAATCTTCGCAAAAAGTTCCTTGTCTTCCTATAACTCCTATAGGAAGAGATTCGACTAATGTTGTTCAACTCTCTGACCCATTATGCTCACGTAATCACGCCGTAATTAATTACGTTGGTAAAGATAATTACTACCTTATTGACATGGGCAGTCGCAATGGGGTCTATCTCAACAATCAGAGAGTCATTAATCCTACACTACTTTCTGATCAAGATACTGTGACTATCGGTACTACAAAAATAATTTTTCACAAGCATAAAAATGCTCCAACTGGTGATATTGATTCATACGACTATGGAGAGGTTAAGCTTAATTCGGAAATACGTTCAGTGATTATTTTAGTTGCCGATATACGAAACTTCACACAAATGTCTGAGACTCTTCCTATTGAAACACTTACCAAGGCCATGACTTATTGGTTCAAAGCAACTCGAAATATCATTGAAAGAAATTTTGGAGTCGTCGATAAGTTTATTGGAGATTGCGTTCTCGCAAAGTGGGAACTTAAACGTCCCGACCCAGCTGCAGTACCCCTCATTTTAGATGCTGCTTATGATATTCATCAATTAACCAAAACCTTGCCCAAAATCCATCCAGGAATTCCAAAGGATATCGATATAGGCTGTGGGATTAACATGGGATCGGTAGCTATGAGTGAAAACACTATTTTGGGCGATGTGGTGAACACGGCATTTCGTCTCGAAGAAGCTTCAAAAACTCTTCATGGAAACGTTGTCATGTGTCAGAGTTTTTATTCTCTACGTGATTCAGAAGCTCTCAAACGGGAATACAAAATTGCGGTTAAAGGTAAAACACGCCGTCTCATGGTCTCATCCATGTCCTTCGATGAATTAGCTAACTGGCTTAAAGAAACACCCAACCCTTTCCGACCTGTGGCAAAGAGTTAA
- a CDS encoding 5'-methylthioadenosine/adenosylhomocysteine nucleosidase: MSLDQVRIAIIGALPEELEKLKPQLGSAKSINHGPFQYEECSYKNINCLLALSGIGKVQAAMLVQHIADIWKPDYFIFTGVAGALNEEYDTGDVVIGTEFIQHDLELNALGFERGEIPYTKEKVFHACDFLCNMAESFHTENHKTFKGRILTGDQFITHEHVKPYFTEELAGDAVEMEGAALAFVASRHKIPFLVIRTISDRADGNAACDFNTLLPLVAENSCYMVKHILDSIVENSEVPQRYDNVLNDIAESAKKHQRDMTDIQLLTVTKNHPADKIFALYKHGQNEFAENRVQELLTKAESLPQDIHWHLIGPLQSNKVRQAVKVAKTIHSVDNTSLAKRIDRIAEEEGKQIDIFIQLNLTGEIQKSGISTLSLEKLLISCSELKNINLIGLMTMGPLSASKEENLKVFKELKEQSVEHSKYFENDVKLSMGMSGDFDEAIECGSHILRIGSAIMGTRTYET, encoded by the coding sequence ATGTCTCTAGATCAAGTCAGAATCGCCATCATTGGTGCTTTGCCCGAAGAACTGGAAAAACTTAAACCTCAACTTGGTTCAGCAAAGTCGATCAATCATGGGCCTTTTCAATATGAAGAATGTTCCTATAAAAACATTAACTGCCTCTTAGCTCTATCTGGTATAGGCAAAGTCCAAGCAGCAATGCTCGTTCAACATATAGCAGACATTTGGAAACCGGACTACTTCATTTTTACTGGTGTGGCAGGCGCCTTGAATGAAGAATATGATACGGGAGATGTGGTCATTGGTACGGAATTTATTCAACATGATCTAGAATTGAATGCATTAGGTTTTGAGCGAGGTGAAATACCTTATACAAAAGAAAAGGTTTTTCATGCCTGTGACTTTTTGTGCAATATGGCAGAAAGCTTTCACACAGAGAATCACAAGACTTTCAAAGGCCGCATTTTAACTGGTGACCAATTCATCACACATGAACACGTGAAGCCTTACTTCACAGAAGAACTTGCAGGCGATGCCGTCGAAATGGAAGGCGCGGCTTTAGCTTTCGTGGCTTCTCGCCATAAAATCCCTTTTCTCGTTATTCGGACAATCTCAGATCGTGCCGATGGTAACGCCGCTTGCGATTTTAATACACTTTTGCCCTTAGTTGCTGAAAACTCCTGTTATATGGTTAAACACATCCTCGACTCTATTGTCGAAAACAGTGAAGTCCCCCAACGTTACGACAATGTCCTTAACGATATTGCGGAGTCCGCAAAAAAACATCAAAGAGACATGACTGATATTCAATTATTAACTGTCACTAAGAATCATCCCGCCGATAAAATTTTTGCCCTTTATAAACATGGTCAAAATGAATTTGCTGAGAATCGTGTGCAGGAGCTTTTAACAAAAGCGGAAAGCTTGCCCCAAGATATTCACTGGCACCTCATTGGGCCCTTGCAGTCCAATAAAGTGAGACAGGCCGTCAAAGTGGCTAAAACTATCCATTCAGTTGACAATACTTCCCTAGCGAAACGCATCGATCGCATTGCTGAAGAAGAAGGCAAACAGATCGATATTTTCATTCAGCTCAACTTAACAGGAGAAATTCAAAAAAGCGGGATCAGTACCCTTTCTCTAGAAAAGCTCCTCATCTCTTGCTCAGAACTCAAAAACATTAACTTAATTGGTTTAATGACCATGGGGCCTTTGAGTGCGAGTAAAGAAGAAAACTTAAAAGTGTTTAAAGAGTTAAAAGAACAAAGTGTCGAACATAGCAAGTATTTCGAAAATGATGTGAAATTGAGTATGGGCATGTCGGGCGATTTTGATGAAGCTATCGAATGTGGATCTCATATTTTACGCATTGGTAGCGCTATTATGGGCACTCGAACTTATGAGACATAA
- a CDS encoding serine/threonine protein kinase, which produces MLIKVSCPACAEVFAADSAECGHSVNCPSCSSEFQIPLQGELEVGNIIDDHIIKEFIGKGSMGFVFLAEHLLMNRQVALKTISPDQLHTEGTVDLFIKEVQNSAALQHPNIVTTYNAGCKNNIFFITMQYVDGHDLSDVVNENKTLDEKGALTLVKEIAQALSYAWNDHNMIHRDIKPENIRCNSKGRYLVMDFGLAMQGGVDDSGYINGTPDFMSPEQATMKEVDFHTDMYSLGLVMIYALSGKRIYQGTPQEVLQMQVSSPIPSLEELAPNKSFSSKIHTIIGKMTAKNPDDRYESWEKLMLLLDKALGSEGSAKAASKPAPEKKKNAIKANKATVQHTAAANKTIRRQNSGLGFAIYTFFCFMVLMCYLYYIGRIPDFLNLL; this is translated from the coding sequence ATGCTCATAAAAGTATCATGCCCCGCATGTGCCGAAGTATTTGCCGCCGATAGTGCGGAATGTGGTCACTCAGTGAACTGCCCTAGTTGTTCTTCTGAGTTTCAAATACCTCTTCAAGGTGAATTGGAAGTTGGAAATATAATCGACGATCATATTATTAAGGAATTTATTGGTAAAGGATCAATGGGTTTTGTGTTCTTAGCTGAACACTTATTAATGAATCGTCAGGTCGCTTTAAAAACTATTAGTCCTGATCAACTACATACAGAAGGTACCGTTGATTTATTTATCAAAGAGGTACAAAACTCGGCTGCGCTTCAACACCCCAACATTGTCACGACCTACAATGCAGGTTGCAAAAATAACATTTTCTTTATCACCATGCAGTACGTCGATGGACATGACCTATCTGATGTTGTTAATGAAAACAAAACTTTAGATGAAAAAGGTGCTTTAACACTCGTTAAAGAAATTGCTCAAGCACTTTCCTATGCTTGGAATGACCACAATATGATTCACCGCGATATAAAACCAGAAAACATTCGTTGCAATAGCAAGGGACGTTATTTGGTAATGGATTTTGGCCTCGCTATGCAAGGTGGTGTCGATGATTCCGGTTATATCAATGGTACTCCAGATTTCATGAGTCCTGAACAAGCCACGATGAAAGAAGTCGATTTCCATACGGACATGTACTCTTTGGGCTTAGTAATGATTTATGCTCTAAGTGGCAAAAGGATTTACCAAGGAACGCCTCAGGAAGTCCTCCAGATGCAGGTTTCCTCACCTATCCCTAGTCTTGAGGAATTGGCACCCAATAAAAGTTTCTCAAGTAAGATCCATACTATTATAGGTAAAATGACCGCCAAGAACCCAGACGATCGTTACGAGAGTTGGGAAAAACTTATGCTACTTCTCGATAAAGCACTCGGTAGTGAAGGTTCTGCCAAAGCTGCGTCCAAACCTGCTCCCGAGAAGAAAAAGAATGCGATCAAAGCAAATAAAGCAACTGTGCAACACACTGCTGCTGCCAATAAAACTATTCGAAGACAAAATAGCGGTCTAGGTTTTGCTATCTATACCTTCTTCTGCTTTATGGTGCTTATGTGCTACCTCTACTACATCGGTCGCATACCTGATTTCCTGAACTTACTTTAA